A stretch of Corylus avellana chloroplast, complete genome DNA encodes these proteins:
- the ndhB gene encoding NADH dehydrogenase subunit 2 has protein sequence MIWHVQNENFILDSTRIFMKAFHLLLFDGSFIFPECILIFGLILLLMIDSTSDQKDIPWLYFISSTSLVMSITALLFRWREEPMISFSGNFQRNNFNEIFQFLILLCSTLCIPLSVEYIECTEMVITEFLLFVLTATLGGMFLCGANDLITIFVAPECFSLCSYLLSGYTKKDVRSNEATMKYLLMGGASSSILVHGFSWLYGSSGGEIELQEIVNGLINTQMYNSPGISIALIFITVGIGFKLSPAPSHQWTPDVYEGSPTPVVAFLSVTSKVAASASATRIFDIPFYFSSNEWHLLLEILAILSMIFGNLIAITQTSMKRMLAYSSIGQIGYVIIGIIVGDSNGGYASMITYMLFYISMNLGTFACIVSFGLRTGTDNIRDYAGLYTKDPFLALSFALCLLSLGGLPPLAGFFGKLHLFWCGWQAGLYFLVSIGLLTSVVSIYYYLKIIKLLMTGRNQEITPHVRNYRRSPFSLRSNNSIELSMIVCVIASTIPGISMNPIIEIAQDTLF, from the exons ATGATCTGGCATGTACAGAATGAAAACTTCATTCTCGATTCTACGAGAATTTTTATGAAAGCCTTTCATTTGCTTCTCTTCGATGGAAGTTTTATTTTCCCAGAATGTATCCTAATTTTTGGCCTAATTCTTCTTCTGATGATCGATTCAACCTCTGATCAAAAAGATATACCTTGGTTATATTTCATCTCTTCAACAAGTTTAGTAATGAGCATAACGGCCCTATTGTTCCGATGGAGAGAAGAACCTATGATTAGCTTTTCGGGAAATTTCCAAAGGAACAATTTCAACGAAATCTTTCAATTTCTTATTTTACTATGTTCAACTTTATGTATTCCTCTATCCGTAGAGTACATTGAATGTACAGAAATGGTTATAACAGAGTTTCTGTTATTCGTATTAACAGCTACTCTAGGAGGAATGTTTTTATGCGGTGCTAACGATTTAATAACTATCTTTGTAGCTCCAGAATGTTTCAGTTTATGCTCCTACCTATTATCTGGATATACCAAGAAAGATGTACGGTCTAATGAGGCTACTATGAAATATTTACTCATGGGCGGGGCAAGCTCTTCTATTCTGGTTCATGGTTTCTCTTGGCTATATGGTTCATCCGGGGGAGAGATCGAGCTTCAAGAAATAGTGAATGGTCTTATCAATACACAAATGTATAACTCCCCAGGAATTTCAATTGCGCTTATATTCATCACTGTCGGAATTGGGTTCAAGCTTTCCCCAGCCCCTTCTCATCAATGGACTCCTGACGTATACGAAGGA TCTCCCACTCCAGTCGTTGCTTTTCTTTCTGTTACTTCGAAAGTAGCTGCTTCAGCTTCAGCCACTCGAATTTTCGATATTCCTTTTTATTTCTCATCAAACGAATGGCATCTTCTTCTGGAAATCCTAGCTATTCTTAGCATGATATTTGGGAATCTCATTGCTATTACTCAAACAAGCATGAAACGTATGCTTGCGTATTCGTCCATAGGTCAAATCGGATATGTAATTATTGGAATAATTGTTGGAGACTCAAATGGTGGATATGCAAGCATGATAACTTATATGCTGTTCTATATCTCCATGAATCTAGGAACTTTTGCTTGCATTGTATCATTTGGTCTACGTACCGGAACTGATAACATTCGAGATTATGCAGGATTATACACGAAAGATCCTTTTTTGGCTCTCTCTTTCGCCCTATGTCTCTTATCCTTAGGAGGTCTTCCTCCACTAGCAGGTTTTTTCGGAAAACTTCATTTATTCTGGTGTGGATGGCAGGCAGGTCTATATTTCTTGGTTTCAATAGGACTCCTTACGAGCGTTGTTTCTATCTACTATTATCTAAAAATAATCAAGTTATTAATGACTGGACGAAACCAAGAAATAACCCCTCACGTGCGAAATTATAGAAGATCCCCTTTCAGTTTAAGATCAAACAATTCCATTGAATTGAGTATGATTGTATGTGTGATAGCATCTACTATACCAGGAATATCAATGAACCCGATTATTGAAATTGCTCAGGATACCCTTTTTTAG
- the rps7 gene encoding ribosomal protein S7, whose amino-acid sequence MSRRGTAEEKTAKSDPIYRNRLVNMLVNRILKHGKKSLAYQIIYRAMKKIQQKTETNPLSVLRQAIRGVTPDIAVKARRVGGSTHQVPIEIGSAQGKALAIRWLLGASRKRPGRNMAFKLSSELVDAAKGSGDAIRKKEETHRMAEANRAFAHFR is encoded by the coding sequence ATGTCACGTCGAGGTACTGCAGAAGAAAAAACTGCAAAATCCGATCCAATTTATCGTAATCGATTAGTTAACATGTTGGTTAACCGTATTCTGAAACACGGAAAAAAATCATTGGCTTATCAAATTATCTATCGAGCTATGAAAAAGATTCAACAAAAGACAGAAACGAATCCGCTATCTGTTTTACGTCAAGCAATACGTGGAGTAACTCCCGACATAGCAGTAAAAGCAAGACGTGTAGGCGGATCGACTCATCAAGTTCCCATTGAAATAGGATCCGCACAAGGAAAAGCACTTGCCATTCGTTGGTTATTAGGGGCATCCCGAAAACGCCCGGGTCGAAATATGGCTTTCAAGTTAAGTTCCGAATTAGTGGATGCTGCCAAAGGGAGTGGCGATGCCATACGTAAAAAGGAAGAGACTCATAGAATGGCAGAGGCAAATAGAGCTTTTGCACATTTTCGTTAA
- the ycf2 gene encoding Ycf2, whose product MEVAGSTIQSNDIEHVSHLFSRNKWAISLQNCAQFHMWQFRQDLFFSWGKNPHESDFLRNISRENWIWLDNVWLVNKDRFFNKVRNVSSNIQYDSTRSSFVQVTDSSQLKGSSDQSRDHFDSISNEDSEYHTLINQREIQQLKERSILWDPSFLQTERTEIESDRFPKCLSGYSSMSRLFTEREKQMNNHLLPEEIEEFLGNPTRSIRSFFSDRWSELHLGSNPTERSTRDQKLLKKEQDVSFVPSRRSENKEIVNIFKIITYLQNTVSIHPISSDPRCDMVPKDELDMDSSNKISFLNKNPFFDLFHLFRDRNRGGYTLHHDFESEERFQEMADRFTLSITEPDLAYHKGFTFSIDSCRLDQKQFLNEVFNSRDESKKKDLLVLPPIFYEENESFYRRIRKKWVRTSCGNDLEDPKPKIVVFASNNIMEAVNQYRLIRNLIQIQYNTCGYIINVLNRFFLMNRSDRNFEYGMQRDQIGNDTLNHRTIMKYTINQHLSNLKKSQKKWFDPRIFISRTERSMNRDPNAYRYKWSNGSKNFQEHLEHFISEQKSRFYFQVVFDRLRINQYSIDWSEVIDKKDLSKSLPFFLSKLLLFLSKFLLFLSNSLPFFFVSFGNIPIHRSEIHIYELKGPNDQLCNQLLESIGLQIVHLKKLKPFLLDDHDTSQKSKFLINGGTISPFLFNKIPKWWMIDSFHTRNNRKKSFDNTYSYFSMISHDQDNWPNPAKPFHRSSLISSFYKANRLRFLNNPHHFCFDCNKRFPFYVEKARVNNYDFTYGQFLNILFIRNKIFSLCGGKKKHAFLERDTISPIESQVSNIFIPNDFPQSGDERYNLYKSFHFPIRSDPFVRRAIYSIADIFGTPLTEGQIVNFERTYCKPLSDMNLSDSEGKNLQQYLNFNSNMGLIHTPCSEKYLPSEKRKKRSLCLKKCLEKGQMYRTFQRDSAFSTLSKWNLFQTYMPWFLTSTGYKYLNLIFLDTFSDLLPILSSSQKFVSIFHDIMHGSDISWRILQKKLWKTQWNLISEISSKCLHNLLLSEEMIHRNNESPLISTHLRSPNVREFLYSILFLLLVAGYLVRTHLLFVSRAYSELQTEFEKVKSLMIPSYMIELRKLLDRYPTSELNSLWLKNLFLVALEQLGDSIEEIRGYASGGNMLWGGGPAYGVKSIRSKKKYLNINLIDLISIIPNPINPIAFSRNTRHLSHTSKEIYSLIRKRKNVNGDWIDDKIESWVSNSDSIDDKEREFLVQFSTLTTEKRIDQILLSLTHSDHLSKNDSGYQMIEQPGAIYLRYLVYIHKKYLMNYEFNTSCLAERRIFLAHYQTITYSQTSCGANSFNFPSHGKPFSLRLALSPSRGILVIGSIGTGRSYLVKYLAENSYVPFITVFLNKFLDNKPKGFLIEDSDDIDDSDDIDRDLDTELELLTMTNALTMDMMPEIDRFYITLQFELAKAMSPCIIWIPNIHDLDVNESNYLSLGLLVNYLSRDCERRSTRNILVIASTHLPQKVDPALIAPNKLNTCIKIRRLLIPQQRKHFFTLSYTRGFHLEKKMFHTNGFGSITMGSNVRDLVALTNEALSISITQNKLIIDTDIIRSALHRQTWDLRSQVRSVHDHGILFYQIGRAVAQNVLLSNCSIDPISIYMKKKSCNEGDSYLYKWYFELGTSMKKLTILLYLLSCSAGSVAQDLWSLPGPDEKNGITSYGLVENDSDLVHGLLEVEGTLVGSSRTEKDCSQFDNDRVTLLLRPEPRNPLDMMQNGSCSIVDQRFLYEQYESEFEEGEREGVLDPQQIEEDLFNHIVWAPRIWRPWGFLFDCIERPNELGFPYWARSFRGKRIIYDEEDELQENDSEFLQSRTVQYQTKDRSSKEQGFFLISQFIWDPADPLFFLFKDQPFVSVFSHREFFADEEMPKGLLTSQTDLPTSIYKRWFIKNTQEKHFELLIYRQRWLRTNSSLSNGFFRFNTPSESYQYLSNLFLSNGTLLDQMTKTLLKKRWLFPDETKIGFM is encoded by the coding sequence ATTGAAGTAGCTGGGTCAACTATTCAATCAAATGATATTGAGCATGTTTCCCATCTCTTCTCGAGAAACAAGTGGGCTATTTCTTTGCAAAATTGTGCTCAATTTCATATGTGGCAATTCCGCCAAGATCTCTTCTTTAGTTGGGGGAAGAATCCGCACGAATCGGATTTTTTGAGGAACATATCGAGAGAGAATTGGATTTGGTTAGACAATGTGTGGTTGGTAAACAAGGATCGGTTTTTTAACAAGGTACGGAATGTATCGTCAAATATTCAATATGATTCCACAAGATCTAGTTTCGTTCAAGTAACGGATTCTAGCCAATTGAAAGGATCTTCTGATCAATCCAGAGATCATTTCGATTCCATTAGTAATGAGGATTCGGAATATCACACATTGATCAATCAACGAGAGATTCAACAACTAAAAGAAAGATCGATTCTTTGGGATCCTTCCTTTCTTCAAACGGAACGAACAGAGATAGAATCAGACCGATTCCCTAAATGCCTTTCTGGATATTCCTCAATGTCCCGGCTATTTACGGAACGTGAGAAGCAGATGAATAATCATCTGCTTCCGGAAGAAATCGAAGAATTTCTTGGGAATCCTACAAGATCCATTCGTTCTTTTTTCTCTGACAGATGGTCAGAACTTCATCTGGGTTCGAATCCTACTGAGAGGTCCACTAGAGATCAGAAATTGTTGAAGAAAGAACAAGATGTTTCTTTTGTTCCTTCCAGGCGATCGGAAAATAAAGAAATAGTTAATATATTCAAGATAATTACTTATTTACAAAATACCGTCTCAATTCATCCTATTTCATCAGATCCACGATGTGATATGGTTCCGAAGGATGAACTGGATATGGACAGTTCCAATAAGATTTCATTCTTGAACAAAAATCCATTTTTTGATTTATTTCATCTATTTCGTGACCGGAACAGGGGGGGATACACGTTACACCACGATTTTGAATCAGAAGAGAGATTTCAAGAAATGGCGGATAGATTCACTCTATCAATAACCGAGCCGGATCTGGCGTATCATAAGGGATTTACCTTTTCTATTGATTCCTGCAGATTGGATCAAAAACAATTCTTGAATGAGGTATTCAACTCCAGGGATGAATCGAAAAAGAAAGATTTATTGGTTCTACCTCCTATTTTTTATGAAGAGAATGAATCCTTTTATCGAAGGATCAGAAAAAAATGGGTCCGGACCTCCTGCGGGAATGATTTGGAAGATCCAAAACCCAAAATAGTGGTATTTGCTAGCAACAACATAATGGAGGCAGTCAATCAATATAGATTGATCCGAAATCTGATTCAAATCCAATATAACACCTGTGGGTACATAATAAATGTATTGAATCGATTCTTTTTAATGAATAGATCCGATCGCAACTTCGAATATGGAATGCAAAGGGATCAAATAGGAAATGATACTCTGAATCATAGAACTATAATGAAATATACGATCAACCAACATTTATCAAATTTGAAAAAGAGCCAGAAGAAATGGTTCGATCCTCGTATTTTTATTTCTCGAACCGAGAGATCTATGAATCGGGATCCTAATGCATATAGATACAAATGGTCCAATGGGAGCAAGAATTTCCAGGAACATTTGGAACATTTCATTTCTGAACAGAAGAGCCGTTTTTATTTTCAAGTAGTGTTCGATCGATTACGTATTAATCAATATTCGATTGATTGGTCTGAGGTTATCGACAAAAAAGATTTGTCTAAGTCACTTCCTTTCTTTTTGTCCAAGTTACTTCTTTTTTTGTCCAAGTTTCTTCTCTTTTTGTCTAACTCACTTCCTTTTTTCTTTGTGAGTTTCGGGAATATCCCCATTCATAGGTCCGAGATCCACATCTATGAATTGAAAGGTCCGAATGATCAACTCTGCAATCAGTTGTTAGAATCAATAGGTCTTCAAATCGTTCATTTGAAAAAATTGAAACCCTTCTTATTGGATGATCATGATACTTCCCAGAAATCGAAATTCTTGATCAATGGAGGAACAATATCACCATTTTTGTTCAATAAGATACCAAAGTGGTGGATGATTGACTCATTCCATACTAGAAATAATCGCAAGAAATCTTTTGATAACACGTATTCCTATTTCTCAATGATATCCCACGATCAAGACAATTGGCCGAATCCCGCGAAACCATTTCATAGAAGTTCATTGATATCTTCTTTTTATAAAGCAAATCGACTTCGATTCTTGAATAATCCACATCACTTCTGCTTCGATTGTAACAAAAGATTCCCTTTTTATGTGGAAAAGGCCCGTGTCAATAATTATGATTTTACGTATGGACAATTCCTCAATATCTTGTTCATTCGCAACAAAATATTTTCTTTGTGCGGCGGTAAAAAAAAACATGCTTTTTTGGAGAGAGATACTATTTCACCAATCGAGTCACAGGTCTCTAACATATTCATACCTAACGATTTTCCACAAAGTGGTGACGAAAGGTATAACTTGTACAAATCTTTCCATTTTCCAATTCGATCCGATCCATTCGTTCGTAGAGCTATTTACTCGATCGCAGACATTTTTGGAACACCTCTAACAGAGGGACAAATAGTAAATTTTGAAAGAACTTATTGTAAACCTCTTTCAGATATGAATCTATCTGATTCAGAGGGGAAGAACTTGCAGCAGTATCTCAATTTCAATTCAAACATGGGTTTGATTCACACTCCATGTTCTGAGAAATATTTACCATCCGAAAAGAGGAAAAAACGGAGTCTTTGTCTAAAGAAATGCCTTGAGAAAGGGCAGATGTATAGAACCTTTCAACGAGATAGTGCTTTTTCAACTCTCTCAAAATGGAATCTATTCCAAACATATATGCCATGGTTCCTTACTTCGACAGGGTACAAATATCTAAATTTGATATTTTTAGATACTTTTTCAGACCTATTGCCGATACTAAGTAGCAGCCAAAAATTTGTATCCATTTTTCATGATATTATGCATGGATCAGATATATCATGGCGAATTCTTCAGAAAAAATTGTGGAAGACACAATGGAATCTGATAAGTGAGATTTCGAGTAAGTGTTTACATAATCTTCTTCTGTCCGAAGAAATGATTCATCGAAATAATGAGTCACCATTGATATCGACACATCTGAGATCGCCAAATGTTCGGGAGTTCCTCTATTCAATCCTTTTCCTTCTTCTTGTTGCTGGATATCTCGTTCGTACACATCTTCTCTTTGTTTCTCGAGCCTATAGTGAGTTACAGACAGAGTTCGAAAAGGTCAAATCTTTGATGATTCCATCATACATGATTGAGTTGCGAAAACTTCTGGATAGGTATCCTACATCTGAACTGAATTCTTTATGGTTAAAGAATCTCTTTCTAGTTGCTCTGGAACAATTAGGAGATTCTATAGAAGAAATACGGGGTTATGCTTCTGGCGGCAACATGCTATGGGGTGGTGGTCCCGCTTATGGGGTCAAATCAATACGTTCTAAGAAGAAATATTTGAATATCAATCTCATCGATCTCATAAGTATCATACCAAATCCCATCAATCCAATCGCTTTTTCGAGAAATACGAGACATCTAAGTCATACAAGTAAAGAGATCTATTCATTGATAAGAAAAAGAAAAAACGTGAACGGTGATTGGATTGATGATAAAATAGAATCCTGGGTCTCGAACAGTGATTCGATTGATGATAAAGAAAGAGAATTCTTGGTTCAGTTCTCCACCTTAACGACAGAAAAAAGGATTGATCAAATTCTATTGAGTCTGACTCATAGTGATCATTTATCAAAGAATGACTCTGGTTATCAAATGATTGAACAACCGGGAGCAATTTACTTACGATACTTAGTTTACATTCATAAAAAGTATCTAATGAATTATGAGTTCAATACATCCTGTTTAGCAGAAAGACGGATATTCCTTGCTCATTATCAGACAATCACTTATTCACAAACCTCGTGTGGGGCTAATAGTTTTAATTTCCCATCTCATGGAAAACCCTTTTCGCTCCGCTTAGCCCTATCCCCCTCTAGGGGTATTTTAGTGATAGGTTCTATAGGAACTGGACGATCCTATTTGGTCAAATACCTAGCGGAAAACTCCTATGTTCCTTTCATTACAGTATTTCTGAACAAGTTCCTGGATAACAAGCCTAAGGGTTTTCTTATTGAGGATAGTGACGATATTGATGATAGTGACGATATTGACCGTGACCTTGATACGGAGCTGGAGCTCCTAACTATGACGAATGCGCTAACTATGGATATGATGCCGGAAATAGACCGATTTTATATCACCCTTCAATTCGAATTAGCAAAAGCAATGTCTCCTTGCATAATATGGATTCCAAACATTCATGATCTAGATGTGAATGAGTCGAATTACTTATCCCTCGGTCTATTAGTGAACTATCTCTCCAGGGATTGTGAAAGACGTTCCACTAGAAATATTCTTGTTATTGCTTCGACTCATCTTCCCCAAAAAGTAGATCCCGCTCTAATAGCTCCGAATAAATTAAATACATGCATTAAGATACGAAGGCTTCTTATTCCACAACAACGAAAGCACTTTTTCACTCTTTCATATACTAGGGGATTTCACTTGGAAAAGAAAATGTTCCATACTAATGGATTCGGGTCCATAACCATGGGTTCCAATGTACGAGATCTTGTAGCACTTACCAATGAGGCCCTATCGATTAGTATTACACAGAATAAATTAATTATAGACACTGATATAATTAGATCTGCTCTTCATAGACAAACTTGGGATTTGCGATCCCAGGTAAGATCGGTTCATGATCATGGGATCCTTTTCTATCAGATAGGAAGGGCTGTTGCACAAAATGTACTTCTAAGTAATTGCTCCATAGATCCTATATCTATCTATATGAAGAAGAAATCATGTAACGAAGGGGATTCTTATTTGTACAAATGGTACTTCGAACTTGGAACGAGCATGAAGAAATTAACGATACTTCTTTATCTTTTGAGTTGTTCTGCCGGATCGGTCGCTCAAGACCTTTGGTCTCTACCCGGACCCGATGAAAAAAATGGGATCACTTCTTATGGACTCGTTGAGAATGATTCTGATCTAGTTCATGGCCTATTAGAAGTAGAAGGCACCCTGGTGGGATCCTCACGGACAGAAAAAGATTGCAGTCAGTTTGATAATGATCGAGTGACATTGCTTCTTCGGCCCGAACCAAGGAATCCCTTAGATATGATGCAAAATGGATCTTGTTCTATCGTTGATCAGAGATTTCTCTATGAACAATACGAATCGGAGTTTGAAGAAGGGGAACGAGAAGGAGTCCTCGACCCGCAACAGATAGAGGAGGATTTATTCAATCACATAGTTTGGGCTCCTAGAATATGGCGCCCTTGGGGCTTTCTATTTGATTGTATCGAAAGGCCCAATGAATTGGGATTTCCCTATTGGGCTAGGTCATTTCGGGGCAAGCGGATCATTTATGATGAAGAGGATGAGCTTCAAGAGAATGATTCGGAGTTCTTGCAGAGTAGAACCGTGCAGTACCAGACAAAAGACAGATCTTCCAAAGAACAAGGCTTTTTTCTAATAAGCCAATTCATTTGGGACCCTGCAGATCCACTTTTTTTCCTATTCAAAGATCAGCCCTTTGTCTCTGTGTTTTCACATCGAGAATTCTTTGCAGATGAAGAGATGCCAAAGGGGCTTCTTACTTCCCAAACAGATCTTCCTACATCTATATATAAACGCTGGTTTATCAAGAATACGCAAGAAAAGCACTTCGAATTGTTGATTTATCGCCAGAGATGGCTTAGAACCAATAGTTCATTATCTAATGGATTTTTCCGTTTTAATACTCCATCCGAGAGTTATCAGTATTTATCAAATCTGTTCCTATCTAACGGAACGCTATTGGATCAAATGACAAAGACATTGTTGAAAAAAAGATGGCTTTTCCCGGATGAAACAAAAATTGGATTCATGTAA